The Capra hircus breed San Clemente chromosome 25, ASM170441v1, whole genome shotgun sequence genome has a window encoding:
- the LOC102180097 gene encoding zinc finger protein 200, with amino-acid sequence MAAKVVPMPTKPKRSFILRVPPNSKLGQDLLRDATSGPKTIHQLVLEHFLTFLPKPSLVQPSQKIKETLVIVKDVSSNLQNRVQPRPLVKLLPREGIQQKQETVSLCLKSESEKLVVFEDLNVFHSQEECVSLDPAQQPTSEMEEDSIGEMMLLVSGNNPEGEELQTEPVEDEDHREESSDCDEMDYSMVPEQPPDCQKEERLNTSIPKERKMRNLLVTIENDTPLEDLSKYVDINVIALTRNRRTRRWYTCPLCGKQFNESSYLISHQRTHTGEKPYDCSHCGKSFNHKTNLNKHERIHTGEKPYSCSQCGKNFRQNSHRSRHEGIHIREKILKCPECGKTFPENKEFVIHLQSHKAKRPYGCKKCGRRFGRLSNCTRHEKTHSACKTRKQK; translated from the exons ATGGCTGCAAAAGTGGTCCCTATGCCCACCAAGCCGAAACGGTCCTTTATACTGAGAGTCCCTCCCAACTCCAAGCTGGGCCAAGACCTACTTCGAGATGCTACTAGTGGACCCAAGACTATCCACCAACTGGTTCTGGAGCATTTCCTCACCTTCTTGCCCAAGCCAAGCTTAGTCCAACCCAGTCAGAAAATCAAAGAGACCTTGGTTATTGTCAAGGATGTGAGCTCAAACCTTCAGAATAGAG TGCAACCTCGTCCCTTAGTGAAGCTTCTACCTAGAGAAGGAATCCAACAGAAACAGGAGACAGTATCTCTGTGTCTGAAATCTGAATCTGAG AAACTGGTGGTCTTTGAGGATTTGAATGTATTTCACTCCCAGGAAGAATGTGTAAGCCTGGATCCTGCTCAGCAGCCCACCTCAGAGATGGAAGAAGACAGCATTGGGGAGATGATGTTACTGG TCAGTGGCAATAATCCTGAGGGTGAAGAGCTTCAGACAGAACCTGTAGAGGATGAAGATCATAGAGAAGAGTCTTCAGATTGTGATGAAATGGATTATTCCATGGTCCCTGAGCAGCCTCCAGATtgccaaaaagaagaaaggttaAATACATCTattccaaaggaaaggaaaatgagaaatctTTTAGTTACCATTGAAAATGATACTCCTCTAGAAGATCTCTCAAAATACGTGGATATTAATGTTATTGCACTTACCCGAAATCGTAGAACAAGAAGATGGTATACTTGTCCGCTGTGTGGGAAACAGTTTAATGAGAGTTCTTACCTTATTTCCCACCAGAGGACtcacactggagaaaagccctatgactgcagtcactgtgggAAAAGCTTTAATCATAAAACAAACCTTAATAAGCATGAGAGAATCCATACAGGAGAGAAGCCTTATTCATGTTCTCAGTGTGGGAAAAACTTCCGTCAGAATTCTCATCGAAGTCGCCATGAAGGAATCCATATAAGGGAAAAGATACTTAAGTGTCCAGAATGTGGGAAAACCTTCCCAGAAAACAAAGAGTTTGTGATTCACTTGCAGAGTCACAAGGCCAAGAGGCCATATGGTTGTAAAAAGTGTGGGAGAAGATTTGGTCGGCTGTCAAACTGTACCCGGCATGAAAAAACCCACTCAGCATGTAAGACCCGAAAACAGAAGTGA
- the MEFV gene encoding pyrin, with protein sequence MVRTRSDHLLYSLEELLPYDFEKFKFKLQNTSLEKEHTRIPRGQLQTAEPVKLASLLVNHYGEEYAVQLILQVLRAINQHLLAEELHQLISPVCRIQEGDTDSSATSGSSGEMKPKSLKTPDGLEGDKQRQSADGAGCPPSSQPEAGRGSQKKPLGKQRDQKGPEGLEVQSKLGARNTTLSSKRSPFLGKVLREKEKGSCPSVRLRRNASSAGRLQGLTSGSFAGSPGRRETKISEVYLPSGKKRPKSLEFTISPEETGPLNPEILLLQEKMNTENPSSATTASEVATLKTGSTVTLEKGSRNPEHATTLEGTALRNTPFSVPLAGKMMIGEHLEPTAPAERSGTGAPKASSVPHEPSDPEFSPSSGRLQDKAVCPLCRAQEGDPAGGSCVHISCSCSAASGDPEASLSRSSSCPRCQDLLPGKSHGSREWQEGLQMASLNPKSLPQCERHMKQAQLLFCEDHGELICLICRLSQEHRGHRVRPIEEAALEYKEQIQKQLDHLKELRKSGEEQRSQGDKKTVNSLKQAETQKQRIQYQLEQLCQFLEQQERLFVAWLEELGQTIGQVRETYGTQGTRDIALLDELIGELEAKQCQPEWELMKDIGVTLHRAKMVTVPELWATPPEVKEKIHLLYQKSEFVEKRVKHFLETLRSEVETFNVAELIGGQAL encoded by the exons ATGGTCAGGACCCGGAGTGACCATCTACTCTATTCCCTGGAAGAGCTTTTGCCCTATGACTTcgagaagttcaagttcaagctgcAGAACACCAGCCTGGAGAAGGAGCACACCCGGATCCCCCGGGGCCAACTGCAGACAGCCGAGCCGGTGAAGCTGGCCTCTCTGCTGGTCAACCACTACGGGGAGGAGTATGCTGTGCAGCTGATCCTGCAGGTCCTGAGGGCCATCAACCAGCACCTCCTGGCAGAGGAGCTTCACCAGCTGATCAGCCCAG TGTGTCGGATACAAGAGGGTGACACAGACAGCTCAGCAACGTCGGGTTCCTCTGGGGAGATGAAGCCCAAGAGCCTAAAGACCCCAGATGGCCTGGAAGGTGACAAGCAGCGACAAAGTGCTGATGGGGCTGGCTGCCCACCCTCCAGCCAGCCTGAGGCTGGCAGGGGGTCTCAGAAGAAGCCTCTGGGGAAACAGCGAGATCAGAAAGGCCCTGAGGGCCTGGAGGTGCAGAGCAAGCTGGGGGCCAGGAACACGACTCTGTCTTCCAAGAGAAGCCCCTTCCTCGGCAAGGTGCTGcgggagaaggagaaagggagctGTCCTAGCGTCAGGCTGCGGAGGAACGCCAGCTCGGCAGGAAGGCTCCAGGGACTCACCAGCGGGTCATTCGCTGGGTCCCCAGGaaggagagaaacaaaaatatcgGAAGTGTATTTACCTTCAGGAAAGAAGCGACCCAAAAGTCTTGAATTTACCATTTCTCCAGAAGAGACAGGACCCCTCAATCCAGAAATTCTGCTGCTTCAGGAGAAAATGAACACTGAGAATCCAAGCTCAGCAACCACTGCCAGCGAAGTGGCCACTCTGAAAACAGGGTCGACTGTGACTCTGGAGAAAGGCTCCAGGAATCCAGAGCATGCCACAACCCTGGAGGGGACAGCACTTAGGAATACACCTTTCAGTGTACCACTGGCTGGAAAGATGATGATTGGGGAGCATCtagaacccacagctcctgcagaGAGGAGTGGAACTGGGGCTCCGAAGGCCTCCAGTGTGCCCCATGAGCCTTCAGATCCAGAGTTCTCTCCGTCTTCAG GGAGGCTGCAGGACAAGGCTGTGTGTCCTCTTTGCCGTGCCCAGGAAGGAGACCCGGCTGGTGGCAGCTGTGTGCACATCTCCTGCAGCTGCTCTGCGGCTTCCGGGGATCCCGAGGCCTCACTCAGCCGCTCATCCAGCTGCCCCCGGTGCCAGGACTTGCTCCCGGGGAAGAGCCATGGAAGCCGTGAGTGGCAGGAGGGCCTGCAGATGGCCAGCCTGAACCCCAAGAGCCTGCCACAGTGTGAGCGTCACATGAAGCAAGCGCAGCTGCTCTTCTGCGAGGACCATGGGGAGCTCATCTGCCTTATCTGCCGGCTGAGCCAGGAGCACCGGGGCCACCGGGTGCGCCCTATTGAGGAGGCTGCCCTGGAATACAAG gAGCAAATTCAGAAGCAGTTGGACCATCTGAAGGAGTTGAGAAAATCTGGAGAGGAGCAGAGATCTCAGGGGGATAAGAAAACAGTAAACTCCCTG AAACAAGCTGAAACCCAAAAGCAGAGAATCCAGTACCAGTTGGAGCAGCTGTGCCAGTTTTTAGAGCAGCAGGAGCGGCTCTTTGTGGCCTGGTTAGAGGAGTTGGGCCAGACCATCGGCCAGGTTAGGGAGACATATGGCACCCAAGGGACGAGGGACATCGCCCTTCTCGATGAGCTGATTGGGGAGCTGGAGGCCAAGCAGTGCCAGCCAGAGTGGGAGCTTATGAAG gACATTGGAGTCACCTTGCACAG GGCCAAGATGGTGACTGTCCCTGAGCTGTGGGCCACGCCACCAGAGGTGAAAGAGAAGATCCACCTGCTCTACCAGAAATCAGAGTTTGTGGAGAAGCGCGTGAAGCACTTCTTGG aGACCCTGCGGTCAGAGGTGGAAACGTTCAATG TTGCAGAACTGATTGGTGGTCAGGCACTCTGA